From the Manihot esculenta cultivar AM560-2 chromosome 14, M.esculenta_v8, whole genome shotgun sequence genome, the window TATATCAACAATCTTGTACAAGCTATTGTTGAAAATAATATCTGTTCCAAtagatcaaattttaaaaagattataACATTACaccaaaaatatcaaaaatatgaTACATACAATAATCAATTACTACCTACTAGGTATTATTAACGACATTGCCGTTGAAGGAAATACAACTTGCTGTGTCGAAGAAAATATAACTTCCTCTACTGTACCATATCCATATCCCAATTGTCCATGTGATGGCATGGGTGGACAGTCTTGAAACTGTTCTTCATTTTTGGTAAGGAAAAAGTATATCTGGTATAAGAAGATGAGGGGATGAGCTtctgatgattttttttttttgcattcgATGATGGGTCTTGACAGGCTGCTCAAAGCTTGCATATTCGATGATGGGTCTTGACAGGCCATTCAAactttgaattatatcaacaatcTTGTACAAGCTATTGTTGGAAATAATATCTGTTCCAAtagatcaaattttaaaaagattataACATTACaccaaaaatatcaaaaatatgatacatacaataattaattactaCCTACTAGGTATTATTAACGACATTGCCGTTGAAGGAAATACAACTTGCTGTGTTGAAGAAAATATAACTTCCTCTATTGTACCATATCCATATCCCAATTGTCCATGTGGTGGCATGGGTGGACAGTCTTGAAATTGTTCTTCATTCTGGGTAAGGAAAAAGTATACCTGATATAAGAGGATAAGAGGATGAGCTtctgatgattttttttttttgcattcgATGATGGATCTTGACAGGCTGCTCAAAGCATATTCGATGATAGGTCTTGACAAGCCATTCAAactttgaattatatcaacaatcTTGTACAAGCTATTGTTGGAAATAATATCTGTTCCAAtagatcaaattttaaaaagattataCCATTACaccaaaaatatcaaaaatatgaTACATACAATAATCAATTACTACCTACTAGGTATTATTAACGATCAGAGCCAAT encodes:
- the LOC122721677 gene encoding uncharacterized protein LOC122721677 isoform X1: MVIVEEPRAEDIISNNSLYKIVDIIQSLNGLSRPIIEYALSSLSRSIIECKKKKSSEAHPLILLYQVYFFLTQNEEQFQDCPPMPPHGQLGYGYGTIEEVIFSSTQQVVFPSTAMSLIIPNIISNNSLYKIVDIIQSLNGLSRPIIEYASFEQPVKTHHRMQKKKIIRSSSPHLLIPDILFPYQK
- the LOC122721677 gene encoding uncharacterized protein LOC122721677 isoform X2, which produces MVIVEEPRAEDIISNNSLYKIVDIIQSLNGLSRPIIEYALSSLSRSIIECKKKKSSEAHPLILLYQVYFFLTQNEEQFQDCPPMPPHGQLGYGYGTIEEVIFSSTQQVVFPSTAMSLIIPSRYYFQQ